A single genomic interval of Aegicerativicinus sediminis harbors:
- the lepA gene encoding translation elongation factor 4, whose product MKQNHIRNFCIIAHIDHGKSTLADRLLDFTGSVTDREKQDQLLDSMDLERERGITIKSHAIQMEYVYKGETYVLNLIDTPGHVDFSYEVSRSIAACEGALLVVDAAQSIQAQTISNLYLALENDLEIIPVLNKVDLPSANPEEVTDDIVDLLGCDRSDIIPASAKTGLGIEEILEAIIERVPAPSGDPEKPLQALVFDSLYNPFRGVETYFRVIDGSIKKNQLVKFIATGKSYNADEVGTLKLKQLPKNEIKAGDVGYLITGIKEAKEVKVGDTITDAKNPTTNAISGFEDVKPMVFAGIYPVDTEDYEELRASMEKLQLNDASLVFTPESSAALGFGFRCGFLGMLHMEIIQERLEREFNMTVITTVPNVSYFAYTKKNPDEKIIVNNPTDLPDPSSMDRVEEPFIKATIITKAEYVGNVMSLCIDKRGVITNQTYLTTDRVELSFDMPLAEIVFDFYDRLKTVSRGYASFDYHPIGMRSSKLVRVDILLNAQPVDALSALIHTDNAYAIGKKMCEKLKELIPRQQFEIPIQAAIGAKIIARETIKALRKDVTAKCYGGDISRKRKLLEKQKKGKKRMRQVGNVEIPQQAFMAVLKLND is encoded by the coding sequence ATGAAACAAAACCATATACGTAACTTCTGCATAATTGCCCATATAGACCACGGTAAAAGTACCTTGGCAGATCGCTTATTAGACTTCACCGGTTCTGTAACGGATAGGGAAAAACAAGATCAGTTGTTAGATAGCATGGATCTTGAAAGGGAACGGGGCATTACTATAAAAAGTCACGCAATCCAAATGGAATATGTCTATAAAGGCGAAACCTATGTTTTAAACCTTATTGACACTCCTGGTCACGTGGATTTTTCTTATGAAGTGTCTCGATCTATTGCGGCCTGCGAAGGTGCATTATTGGTAGTTGACGCCGCACAAAGCATTCAGGCACAGACGATATCAAATCTCTATTTGGCCCTCGAAAATGATTTGGAAATAATTCCTGTATTAAATAAAGTTGACCTTCCTAGCGCGAATCCAGAGGAAGTTACCGACGATATAGTTGATCTATTGGGTTGTGACCGATCTGATATTATTCCCGCTAGTGCAAAAACTGGATTAGGTATTGAAGAAATTTTAGAAGCAATTATCGAGCGTGTTCCTGCCCCATCAGGAGATCCTGAGAAACCGCTACAAGCGCTTGTTTTTGATTCTCTTTACAATCCATTCCGCGGGGTTGAAACCTATTTTAGGGTTATTGACGGCTCTATTAAGAAAAACCAATTGGTAAAATTCATTGCTACTGGTAAATCCTATAATGCTGATGAGGTGGGTACTTTAAAACTAAAGCAACTACCTAAAAACGAAATTAAGGCAGGGGATGTTGGTTACCTTATTACAGGAATTAAAGAAGCGAAGGAAGTTAAAGTTGGTGATACCATCACTGACGCAAAAAACCCAACAACAAACGCTATTTCCGGTTTCGAAGATGTAAAACCTATGGTTTTTGCTGGAATTTATCCCGTAGATACCGAAGATTACGAAGAATTGAGGGCCTCTATGGAGAAACTTCAATTAAATGATGCTTCATTAGTTTTTACACCTGAAAGTTCCGCGGCCCTAGGCTTTGGGTTTAGGTGTGGATTTCTCGGTATGCTTCATATGGAAATTATCCAAGAGCGTCTGGAGCGTGAATTCAATATGACAGTAATTACAACCGTTCCTAACGTATCTTACTTTGCATACACCAAGAAAAATCCAGATGAGAAAATAATAGTAAACAACCCAACCGATCTACCCGATCCTTCGTCTATGGATCGTGTTGAGGAACCTTTTATTAAGGCAACTATTATAACCAAAGCAGAATATGTTGGTAATGTTATGTCGCTCTGTATTGATAAACGGGGTGTTATTACAAACCAAACTTATTTAACCACAGATCGGGTTGAATTGAGCTTCGATATGCCGTTGGCAGAAATTGTATTCGATTTTTATGACCGTTTAAAAACGGTTTCCCGCGGTTATGCCTCTTTCGATTATCACCCTATAGGAATGCGGTCTTCTAAATTGGTAAGGGTGGATATTCTTTTAAATGCCCAACCAGTTGATGCTCTTTCCGCTTTAATTCATACCGACAACGCCTATGCCATAGGTAAAAAGATGTGTGAAAAGTTAAAGGAACTTATCCCAAGGCAGCAGTTTGAAATTCCTATTCAGGCTGCAATTGGAGCAAAAATTATTGCTCGCGAAACAATTAAGGCCCTTAGAAAAGATGTTACCGCCAAATGTTATGGAGGGGACATTTCTAGAAAACGTAAACTTCTTGAAAAACAGAAAAAAGGTAAAAAGCGTATGCGCCAAGTTGGAAATGTGGAAATTCCCCAGCAGGCTTTTATGGCTGTATTGAAGTTGAACGATTAA
- a CDS encoding nuclear transport factor 2 family protein, with protein sequence MRFSSFTMVLFFAMTLNLMSCGSKPEQKYPFQTERNTINNLLTSWHNAASRANFDDYFSLIAEDGMYIGTDEDEVWTKKEFAAFAKPYFDKGRAWEFKAIKRNIYFSGNPKTAWFDETLNSWMGICRGSGVVKYDESSKSYKIQHYVLSLTVPNEVIRDVMEVIEKN encoded by the coding sequence ATGCGATTTTCAAGCTTTACAATGGTATTATTTTTTGCCATGACCCTAAACTTGATGTCTTGTGGTTCTAAACCTGAACAAAAATATCCTTTCCAAACTGAAAGAAATACGATAAACAACCTGTTAACTTCTTGGCACAATGCGGCATCAAGGGCGAATTTTGACGATTACTTTAGTTTAATCGCTGAGGATGGCATGTATATAGGCACGGACGAAGACGAGGTTTGGACTAAGAAAGAGTTTGCGGCATTTGCCAAACCATATTTTGACAAGGGTCGTGCATGGGAATTTAAAGCCATTAAAAGAAATATTTATTTCTCAGGAAATCCAAAAACCGCATGGTTTGATGAAACCTTAAATAGTTGGATGGGGATTTGCAGGGGATCTGGTGTAGTGAAATATGATGAATCCTCTAAAAGTTATAAAATTCAACATTACGTGCTATCCTTAACAGTACCTAATGAGGTGATTCGTGATGTAATGGAGGTTATTGAAAAGAATTAA
- a CDS encoding cation:proton antiporter translates to MLELSGIIILGILAQWMAWKMKIPAILPLILIGLLVGPIAAEFLSKDGSKWIEPVWNGKQGFFPDEGLYHFVSLAISIILFEGGLTLKRNEIKNVGPAITKLITVGAAITFFGGGALAHYIFGLNWEISFLFAALIIVTGPTVITPILRNIPLKKDVSTILKWEGILIDPIGALVAVLVFEFISVEGDRGFTKTAFVEFGKILLFGVTFGFTFAHALAFAINKRLIPHYLLNVVSLSVVLLVFVESEIFAHESGLLAVVVMGMVLGNGKLENIKELLYFKESLSVLLISILFILLAANINMSDLYLIYNWNTAILFLVIVLLLRPLAVFVSTYGSNLKFREKLFISWVGPRGIVAAGIASLFGSKLVKNGIEGAEYVTPLVFMVVLGTVLLNATTARAFSKLVGVFLQKSEGILIIGASKMARLIAHYLYTENRHVVLIDSNQTNVSKAKELGLEAMNVDIYSDTLLDNIELSDVGYLMAMTANSDINNYSIMKFGEQFGEHGSFRLLTTDEMSGSAEVPKEGLFCQSADYITLTEAARKYSSINEIEVKSLDHYKKLLRLTGDQKHTIPLFLKDLEGELHIISSDEDPGFEIAEGWILVYLGKPLDMESANHQEDEED, encoded by the coding sequence ATGCTAGAACTATCCGGTATTATTATTTTAGGAATTTTGGCCCAATGGATGGCTTGGAAAATGAAAATTCCTGCCATATTACCTTTAATATTAATTGGCCTTCTTGTTGGTCCTATAGCCGCAGAGTTTTTATCTAAAGATGGCAGTAAGTGGATTGAACCAGTTTGGAACGGTAAACAAGGATTTTTTCCGGACGAAGGCTTATACCATTTCGTTTCTTTAGCTATTAGTATTATTTTATTTGAAGGCGGACTTACTTTAAAACGAAACGAAATAAAGAACGTCGGACCTGCGATTACAAAATTAATAACTGTTGGTGCGGCAATCACTTTTTTTGGTGGTGGGGCATTGGCCCATTATATATTCGGACTTAATTGGGAAATTTCCTTTCTTTTTGCTGCACTGATCATTGTTACTGGTCCAACAGTAATTACGCCCATTCTTAGAAATATTCCCTTAAAAAAAGATGTTTCAACCATATTGAAATGGGAAGGAATTTTAATTGACCCTATTGGTGCCTTGGTGGCGGTTTTGGTTTTTGAATTTATTAGCGTTGAAGGGGATCGTGGCTTTACAAAAACAGCATTTGTTGAGTTTGGTAAAATCCTGTTATTTGGTGTTACCTTCGGCTTTACTTTTGCCCATGCATTGGCCTTTGCCATTAATAAACGACTTATACCCCATTATCTTTTAAATGTGGTTTCCCTTTCCGTAGTACTATTAGTTTTTGTGGAATCTGAAATTTTTGCCCACGAATCTGGTCTTCTTGCGGTGGTGGTGATGGGTATGGTATTAGGTAATGGAAAGCTTGAGAATATAAAGGAGCTTCTATATTTCAAGGAGTCTTTGAGCGTTCTTTTAATTTCCATTTTATTTATCCTTCTGGCAGCTAACATCAATATGTCTGATCTCTATTTGATTTATAATTGGAATACTGCCATACTGTTTTTAGTGATAGTTTTGCTGTTGAGACCATTGGCTGTTTTCGTAAGCACCTATGGTTCAAACCTAAAATTCAGGGAAAAGCTATTCATCAGCTGGGTAGGTCCGCGAGGTATAGTTGCTGCGGGTATCGCTTCCCTTTTTGGCAGTAAATTGGTTAAAAATGGAATTGAAGGCGCGGAGTACGTTACCCCTTTAGTATTTATGGTTGTATTAGGCACTGTATTGCTTAATGCAACAACAGCTCGTGCATTTTCCAAGCTTGTCGGTGTTTTCCTGCAAAAATCAGAAGGTATTTTAATAATTGGAGCTTCCAAAATGGCACGGCTCATTGCCCATTATCTATATACAGAAAACCGACATGTGGTACTCATTGACAGTAATCAAACGAATGTTTCTAAAGCAAAAGAACTCGGTTTGGAAGCGATGAATGTGGACATTTATTCAGATACCCTTTTAGACAATATTGAATTGAGCGATGTCGGTTACTTAATGGCCATGACAGCCAACTCGGACATTAATAATTATTCTATTATGAAGTTTGGCGAACAGTTCGGCGAACACGGATCTTTTAGACTATTGACAACGGATGAAATGTCTGGTTCTGCTGAGGTGCCCAAGGAAGGGTTATTTTGTCAATCAGCAGATTACATCACCCTTACTGAGGCAGCTAGAAAATACTCCTCTATAAACGAAATAGAGGTTAAATCCCTAGATCATTACAAGAAACTTCTGAGGTTAACAGGCGACCAAAAGCATACGATACCGTTATTTCTTAAGGATTTGGAAGGAGAGTTACATATCATTTCTTCAGATGAAGATCCAGGGTTTGAAATTGCCGAAGGTTGGATTTTGGTGTATTTAGGAAAACCATTGGATATGGAATCAGCAAATCACCAAGAAGACGAAGAAGATTAA
- a CDS encoding MBL fold metallo-hydrolase, whose translation MRLYPIEAGNFKLDGGAMFGVVPKSIWNRTNPADSNNMIDMAARCLLVEDGDRLILIDTGMGNKQSEKFFGYYYLWGDHSLDKSLQDIGFSRDDITDVFLTHLHFDHCGGCIEYNKDRSILIPAFKNATYWSNADHWQWAVEPNKREKASFLRENIQPIKESGQLQFIDIKNSTPFEESPLGFKVFFASGHTEKQMIPIIEYNGMTICFVADLIPTAGHLPLPYVMGYDTRPLLTLDEKELFLNLAANNNYYLFLEHDPNNQIITVQQTEKGVRLNESLSCNDIFK comes from the coding sequence ATGAGACTGTACCCAATTGAAGCCGGGAATTTTAAGCTAGATGGAGGAGCCATGTTTGGTGTGGTGCCAAAATCTATTTGGAATAGAACCAATCCCGCAGATAGCAATAATATGATCGACATGGCCGCGAGATGTCTTCTCGTTGAAGATGGTGACCGGCTTATCCTTATCGATACGGGAATGGGCAATAAACAAAGCGAGAAATTCTTTGGTTACTACTATCTCTGGGGAGACCACAGTCTTGACAAATCCCTTCAAGATATTGGGTTCAGCCGAGACGATATTACAGATGTTTTTCTTACTCATTTACATTTCGATCATTGTGGGGGTTGCATTGAATACAATAAAGACAGGTCTATATTAATTCCTGCTTTTAAAAATGCGACTTATTGGTCTAATGCCGATCATTGGCAATGGGCGGTGGAGCCTAACAAAAGGGAAAAAGCTTCCTTCTTGCGAGAAAACATTCAACCCATCAAAGAATCAGGTCAATTGCAATTTATAGACATCAAAAATTCAACCCCCTTTGAGGAATCACCCTTAGGGTTCAAGGTCTTTTTTGCAAGTGGACATACAGAAAAACAAATGATCCCTATCATCGAATACAACGGGATGACCATTTGCTTTGTGGCAGATTTAATCCCTACGGCAGGTCACCTTCCCTTGCCTTATGTAATGGGATATGATACCAGACCCCTTTTAACTTTAGATGAGAAAGAGCTTTTTTTAAATTTAGCCGCAAACAATAATTATTATCTCTTTTTAGAACATGATCCCAATAACCAAATCATTACAGTTCAACAAACTGAAAAAGGCGTAAGATTAAACGAAAGTTTAAGCTGTAATGATATTTTCAAATAA
- a CDS encoding S8 family peptidase, with translation MNIFRSISILSVALFGLLLSGCGGTAPIISTPVENIDKVPQKFTMLSDAELKIWGQLDLVQDTVPGMSVIKAYDEIIKNRKGTTVVVAVIDGGIDINHEDLKNVMWRNPGEKPGNNKDDDNNGYVDDIHGWNFLGDTYHEQLEYVRLLAKGDISAPRYAAAQAEYTREFNKYSGYARQYEQVNEQFNQADEAVSKYLNKKNYTVEEVRSIKTEDASLKQSVQIISYFMNDYENISEVRESLAEDTKTIQDRLNYHLNKEYKGRKTGDNPDDISDVPYGNNNIRPPHANETHGTMVAGVIAAERNNGIGINGVANNVKIMGIRAVPDGDEYDKDVALGIRYAVDNGAKVVNMSFGKYYSPHSDWTQDAIKYAASKDVLLVISAGNDAYDIDSKITYPNDISAGSTEISDNMISVGALADTYGSNVVADYSNYGRKNVDVFAPGSDIYTTEPNNQYEFVDGTSFASPNVAGVAAMIRSWFPDLTASQVKKVIMDSGLAITPKVVVGGDSSSIKSFGDLSKSGKIVNLYNAMILADKISK, from the coding sequence ATGAACATATTTAGATCTATATCAATTTTAAGCGTCGCCCTTTTTGGGCTTTTGTTAAGTGGCTGTGGCGGTACAGCTCCTATCATTTCAACTCCGGTTGAAAATATTGATAAGGTGCCTCAAAAATTCACTATGCTAAGTGATGCTGAACTTAAGATTTGGGGTCAGTTAGACTTGGTTCAAGACACTGTACCAGGAATGAGTGTTATTAAAGCGTATGATGAAATTATTAAAAACCGTAAGGGAACCACTGTTGTGGTAGCGGTAATTGATGGTGGTATCGATATTAACCATGAGGATTTAAAAAATGTTATGTGGCGCAATCCAGGTGAAAAACCAGGAAACAATAAAGATGATGATAACAATGGTTATGTGGACGATATTCATGGTTGGAATTTCCTGGGAGATACCTATCATGAACAATTAGAATATGTTAGGTTATTGGCAAAAGGAGATATTTCTGCACCGCGTTATGCTGCGGCTCAAGCCGAATATACTAGGGAATTCAACAAATATTCTGGGTATGCACGTCAGTACGAACAAGTAAATGAACAATTTAATCAAGCAGATGAGGCCGTTTCAAAGTATTTAAACAAGAAAAATTATACGGTTGAAGAAGTAAGATCTATAAAAACTGAGGATGCAAGTTTAAAACAGTCCGTCCAAATCATCAGTTATTTTATGAATGATTATGAGAATATCAGTGAGGTAAGAGAAAGTTTGGCGGAAGACACAAAAACCATTCAAGACCGCTTAAATTATCACCTAAATAAAGAATATAAAGGAAGAAAAACAGGGGATAATCCAGATGATATTAGTGACGTCCCATACGGAAACAACAATATTAGACCTCCGCATGCAAATGAAACCCATGGTACTATGGTAGCAGGTGTTATAGCTGCCGAACGAAATAACGGAATAGGAATCAATGGAGTTGCAAATAATGTAAAAATTATGGGGATTAGGGCGGTTCCTGACGGCGATGAATACGATAAAGATGTTGCTTTGGGTATAAGATATGCAGTAGATAATGGTGCCAAGGTTGTAAATATGAGTTTCGGAAAATACTACAGCCCACATTCCGACTGGACACAAGATGCCATAAAATATGCGGCCTCTAAAGATGTGTTGTTAGTTATATCTGCAGGGAATGATGCTTATGATATTGATTCGAAAATTACCTACCCGAATGATATTTCTGCAGGTTCAACTGAAATTTCGGATAATATGATTTCTGTTGGCGCCTTAGCGGATACCTATGGATCTAATGTTGTTGCAGATTATTCTAATTACGGGAGAAAAAATGTGGATGTGTTCGCTCCAGGCTCTGACATCTACACAACGGAACCAAATAACCAATATGAATTTGTTGATGGTACTTCATTTGCTTCCCCTAATGTTGCGGGAGTTGCTGCCATGATACGCTCTTGGTTTCCAGATTTAACAGCCTCTCAGGTAAAAAAGGTAATTATGGATTCAGGTTTGGCGATTACACCAAAAGTTGTTGTGGGAGGCGATAGTTCCTCAATTAAAAGTTTTGGTGACCTATCAAAATCTGGCAAAATTGTGAATTTGTATAACGCCATGATTTTGGCAGATAAAATATCTAAATAA
- a CDS encoding M1 family metallopeptidase, giving the protein MIKFSTILSFALVIGIGISTNGQNYDSRYKSELVPSYWQQKVSYKMDIDMDVTNWQYKGTQELVYTNNSPDTLTKVFYHLYPNAFQPGSEMDERLQQIPDPDRRMVNNLGTREEPVYESRIAKLKDDEIGYIRVVKLKQDGRKVDYSVEGTILEVTLQNPILPGKSTTFEMEFDAQVPVQIRRSGRQNKEGVALSMAQWYPKLAEYDTQGWHADPYIFREFYGVWGDFDVKITIDKDFTIGGTGYLQNPNEIGHGYQEQGIIVDNSKKDKLTWHFFAPNVHDFTWAADDNYIHDTLKMENGPTLHFLYKDNPDILENWKALQPKTASLMNYFSEHVGEYPYKQYSVIQGGDGGMEYAMCTLITGNRRLGSLVGVTAHELAHSWFQFLLGTNELLYGWMDEGFTDYISAYAMDSINDTNAINPVAASYKSYDRLVASGYEQPLSTHADRFSSNSAYSVYKKGAVFLGQLGYIIGKENLNKTLKSYFKHWSFKHPTPYNFIRIAERESGLQLKWYIEDWINTVYTVDYAITDIDTYNNAAKVTLKRIGEMMMPVDLMVEYADGTKSYYNIPLRRMRGNKPLSKNEEVLPDWPWAQPTYTFNLKKGNKQINSIVIDPDQFSADINRSNNRLDLNSL; this is encoded by the coding sequence ATGATTAAATTCTCAACCATCTTATCCTTTGCGTTAGTAATAGGTATTGGCATATCTACAAACGGACAAAATTATGACAGTCGTTATAAATCAGAATTAGTTCCTTCTTATTGGCAGCAGAAAGTATCTTATAAAATGGATATTGACATGGATGTTACCAATTGGCAATACAAAGGAACCCAAGAATTGGTCTACACAAATAACTCACCCGACACCTTGACTAAGGTTTTTTATCATTTGTATCCAAATGCCTTTCAACCCGGAAGTGAGATGGACGAAAGATTACAGCAAATACCAGATCCAGACCGAAGAATGGTCAATAATTTAGGAACCCGTGAGGAACCTGTATATGAAAGCAGGATCGCAAAGCTCAAGGATGATGAAATTGGATATATACGTGTTGTAAAATTAAAACAAGACGGTCGTAAAGTTGATTATTCGGTTGAAGGGACTATTCTTGAAGTAACATTGCAAAATCCTATTTTACCAGGAAAATCTACAACTTTCGAGATGGAATTTGATGCCCAGGTTCCTGTCCAAATTAGACGCTCAGGCCGACAAAATAAAGAAGGGGTTGCACTCAGCATGGCTCAATGGTATCCTAAATTAGCAGAGTATGATACCCAAGGTTGGCATGCGGATCCATATATTTTTAGAGAATTTTATGGTGTTTGGGGTGATTTTGATGTAAAAATAACAATAGATAAAGATTTCACAATTGGAGGGACAGGTTATCTACAAAATCCTAATGAAATTGGCCATGGTTACCAGGAACAAGGGATTATTGTCGATAATAGTAAAAAGGATAAATTAACTTGGCATTTTTTCGCGCCTAATGTACATGACTTTACTTGGGCAGCTGACGATAATTATATCCACGACACCCTTAAAATGGAAAATGGACCAACTCTTCATTTTCTTTACAAAGACAACCCTGATATTTTAGAAAACTGGAAGGCATTACAGCCAAAAACAGCTTCCTTAATGAACTATTTTTCTGAACATGTTGGTGAATACCCATATAAACAATATTCCGTTATCCAAGGAGGTGATGGAGGTATGGAATATGCCATGTGTACCCTTATCACAGGAAATAGAAGGCTTGGTAGCTTGGTCGGGGTTACAGCCCATGAATTGGCCCATTCCTGGTTTCAATTTTTGTTGGGCACCAACGAATTGCTTTATGGGTGGATGGATGAAGGATTTACTGATTACATTTCAGCTTATGCCATGGATTCTATTAACGATACAAACGCTATAAATCCTGTTGCTGCATCCTATAAAAGTTATGATAGATTGGTGGCAAGTGGTTATGAACAGCCCCTTTCAACCCATGCAGATCGGTTTTCATCAAATTCAGCTTATAGTGTTTATAAGAAAGGAGCTGTCTTTTTAGGACAATTAGGCTATATTATAGGAAAGGAGAATTTAAATAAAACCCTTAAATCCTATTTTAAACATTGGTCGTTCAAGCATCCAACCCCATATAATTTTATTCGTATCGCAGAACGTGAATCTGGTTTACAATTGAAATGGTATATCGAAGATTGGATCAATACTGTTTACACCGTGGATTATGCAATTACGGATATTGATACCTATAATAATGCTGCTAAGGTTACATTGAAACGAATTGGCGAAATGATGATGCCTGTTGACTTAATGGTTGAATATGCCGATGGGACTAAATCTTATTATAACATTCCGCTTAGGCGCATGAGAGGGAATAAGCCGTTGTCAAAAAATGAAGAGGTGTTACCTGATTGGCCTTGGGCTCAACCGACCTATACTTTTAATTTGAAGAAAGGAAATAAACAAATTAATTCTATTGTAATAGATCCTGATCAATTTTCGGCAGATATAAATCGAAGTAACAATCGCCTTGATTTAAATTCGTTGTAG
- a CDS encoding succinylglutamate desuccinylase/aspartoacylase family protein gives MQKVLEIENQIELKRILFHADSKKTGPTVVFFAGIHGNEPAGIYALQELANDINKNINKGQCYGILGNIPALEKKQRFLDVDLNRLWTPKQIRQLENGSQLSVDQKQQKELFDLINQILRQSKGPYYFIDLHTTSSESPPFITINDALINRKFSEQFPVATVLGIEEFLSGPLLSYINSLGYVSLGFEAGQHNSHDSIENCKAFISLVIKTAGVVKKNALIFKGAAFNILQNRCKNIDHLFEVMYTEKLNENDHYTMAQGYASFQLVANGEVLGTKNGIEIASPSFGRIFMPLYQKQGSEAFFIIRTIPKLFFWLSVKLRPLKLDGLMPLLPGISWKDKKKDCLMINTKIAFLFPREIFHLFGYRQKQLDENRILAYNRERIAKTKMYKNENWFK, from the coding sequence ATGCAAAAAGTATTGGAAATAGAAAACCAAATAGAGTTGAAAAGGATTTTGTTTCATGCAGATTCCAAAAAAACAGGACCGACGGTAGTTTTTTTTGCAGGAATCCACGGAAATGAGCCTGCCGGCATATACGCTCTACAAGAACTCGCCAACGATATTAATAAGAATATTAATAAAGGACAATGCTATGGTATTTTGGGTAATATACCCGCCTTAGAAAAAAAACAGCGATTTTTGGATGTAGACCTCAATCGTCTTTGGACACCTAAACAAATTAGACAGCTAGAAAACGGAAGTCAATTATCAGTAGACCAAAAACAACAAAAGGAATTATTTGATCTAATCAACCAAATATTAAGACAATCCAAGGGGCCTTATTATTTCATTGATTTACATACAACCTCAAGTGAGAGCCCACCTTTTATAACCATTAATGACGCACTAATTAACCGAAAATTTTCAGAGCAATTTCCTGTAGCAACTGTTTTAGGCATTGAGGAATTTCTATCTGGTCCGTTACTTAGTTATATAAACAGCCTTGGATATGTTTCCTTAGGCTTTGAGGCTGGTCAACACAATAGCCATGATTCCATAGAAAATTGTAAAGCTTTTATTTCTTTAGTCATAAAGACCGCAGGGGTTGTTAAAAAAAACGCACTTATTTTTAAAGGCGCTGCATTTAACATTCTTCAAAATAGATGTAAAAACATCGACCACCTTTTTGAGGTAATGTACACAGAGAAACTCAATGAGAATGACCACTATACTATGGCTCAAGGATACGCAAGTTTCCAATTAGTTGCTAATGGGGAGGTTTTAGGAACAAAAAATGGAATTGAAATAGCATCACCCTCATTCGGAAGAATTTTTATGCCTCTCTATCAAAAACAAGGTTCGGAAGCGTTTTTTATAATCCGGACCATACCAAAATTATTCTTTTGGCTTTCCGTAAAACTTAGGCCATTAAAATTAGATGGTTTAATGCCCCTACTGCCAGGTATATCATGGAAAGACAAAAAAAAAGATTGTTTGATGATAAATACCAAAATAGCCTTTTTGTTTCCTCGGGAAATTTTTCACCTTTTTGGTTACAGACAAAAGCAACTAGACGAAAATAGGATATTGGCCTACAACCGGGAACGAATTGCAAAAACAAAAATGTATAAAAACGAAAATTGGTTTAAATAA